From a single Sphingomonas sp. IW22 genomic region:
- a CDS encoding MarR family winged helix-turn-helix transcriptional regulator, which produces MKYRSDDLTRLMAGAYMRIHRRVDAAMAEQGASLARTKMLLLIERQRGDAKAADLAAWLGQAPRTVTEALDGLERDGLIERTPDAVDRRVKRVAITEEGRRAIAATEPLRHRLTSEIFAPLEPAECEALGDTLEKLIAALDALCEKGDR; this is translated from the coding sequence ATGAAATATCGCAGCGATGACCTGACGCGGCTGATGGCCGGCGCCTATATGCGGATCCACCGTCGCGTGGATGCGGCGATGGCCGAACAGGGCGCGTCGCTGGCGCGGACCAAGATGCTACTGCTGATCGAACGCCAGCGTGGTGACGCCAAGGCAGCCGATCTTGCCGCATGGCTGGGACAGGCACCACGCACGGTGACAGAGGCGCTGGACGGGCTGGAGCGCGACGGCCTGATCGAACGGACGCCCGACGCGGTCGACCGCCGGGTAAAGCGCGTCGCCATCACCGAAGAGGGCCGCCGCGCCATTGCCGCCACCGAACCGCTGCGCCACCGCCTGACCAGCGAGATCTTCGCCCCCCTCGAACCAGCGGAATGCGAAGCACTGGGCGACACCCTGGAAAAGCTGATCGCCGCGCTGGATGCGCTTTGCGAGAAAGGCGATCGGTGA
- a CDS encoding HlyD family secretion protein translates to MAESALTDTPAADAAPASPAKKRRAKIIILVLLGAVLVGGLIWFLRYQSYGKFQQSTNDAYVQADAVTVAPKVSGYVDRVLVAENQTVKAGDPLVQIDARDYRANAAQSQAQIDVARANARGVEAQIDEQQAAITRARAELAVAQSDAAFANAEVARYAPLAETGAETRQRVATLRNEAKQANARVTAARAALTAAERRVGTLRAQVSQALAQAEGARAQLDAAQTNVGATLIRAAINGRVGDKTVRVGQFVQAGTRLMSVVPTRDLYIEANFKETQLGLMRVGQPVKIEVDALPGVEIPGRVASIAPGTGAQFSVLPPQNATGNFTKIVQRVPVRIALSAGPAARALLVPGMSVEVSVDTRSARDAADRIAREQEAHNERIGR, encoded by the coding sequence ATGGCTGAATCCGCCCTGACCGACACGCCCGCCGCAGATGCGGCACCCGCTTCGCCCGCCAAAAAGCGGCGCGCGAAGATCATCATTCTGGTGCTGCTCGGCGCCGTGCTGGTAGGAGGGCTGATCTGGTTTCTCCGCTATCAGAGCTATGGCAAGTTCCAGCAATCGACCAACGACGCCTATGTTCAGGCCGACGCGGTAACAGTCGCGCCCAAGGTGTCGGGCTATGTCGACCGTGTGCTGGTGGCGGAAAACCAGACCGTGAAGGCGGGCGATCCGCTGGTGCAGATCGACGCTCGTGATTATCGCGCAAACGCCGCGCAGAGCCAGGCGCAGATCGACGTGGCCCGCGCCAATGCGCGCGGGGTCGAGGCGCAGATCGACGAGCAACAGGCCGCCATCACTCGCGCCCGCGCCGAACTGGCGGTGGCGCAAAGCGATGCCGCCTTCGCCAATGCCGAAGTGGCGCGTTACGCGCCGCTTGCGGAAACGGGAGCGGAAACACGGCAGCGTGTTGCCACGCTCAGGAACGAGGCCAAGCAGGCCAACGCCCGCGTTACCGCCGCCCGCGCCGCCCTGACCGCCGCCGAACGCCGCGTCGGCACGCTGCGGGCGCAGGTGTCGCAGGCGCTGGCTCAAGCAGAGGGCGCACGCGCCCAGCTCGACGCCGCACAGACCAATGTCGGGGCCACGCTGATCCGCGCGGCCATCAACGGTCGCGTCGGTGACAAGACGGTGCGCGTCGGCCAGTTCGTGCAGGCGGGTACACGCCTGATGTCGGTCGTGCCGACCCGCGACCTGTATATCGAAGCCAATTTTAAGGAAACGCAGCTTGGTCTGATGCGCGTCGGCCAGCCGGTGAAGATCGAGGTCGATGCGCTGCCCGGCGTCGAAATCCCCGGTCGCGTGGCCAGCATCGCGCCTGGTACCGGCGCGCAATTCTCGGTCCTGCCGCCGCAGAATGCGACTGGCAACTTCACCAAGATCGTTCAGCGCGTGCCCGTTCGCATCGCCCTGTCCGCCGGTCCCGCCGCGCGCGCGCTGCTGGTCCCCGGCATGTCGGTCGAAGTCAGCGTCGACACCCGCAGCGCCCGCGACGCCGCCGACCGTATTGCGCGGGAGCAGGAAGCGCATAACGAACGGATCGGCCGGTGA